In Cryptococcus tetragattii IND107 chromosome 5, whole genome shotgun sequence, one genomic interval encodes:
- a CDS encoding mitochondrial 37S ribosomal protein bS6m: MPLYELFCIAVHNPVSSVNLRGIVNIVSTQVHQSGGVVRDLKNLGINMTLPQRIRRMRQYYSTGDHFTMTFDTSPIVLKRIHETLRSDPSIIKWTVLKRADKVKDLAGPRHPSIDFQEIGAPESQY, encoded by the exons ATGCCTCTCTACGAACTCTTTTGCATCGCCGTACACAATCCTGTCTCCTCT GTGAACCTCCGAGGCATCGTCAACATTGTTTCCACGCAGGTTCACCAATCTGGAGGTGTTGTTCGGGACTTGAAAAATTTGGGTATCAATATGACCTTGCCCCAAAGGATACGGAGGATGAGACAGTACTATTCCACCGGAGA CCACTTTACCATGACATTTGATACTTCTCCCATCGTTTTGAAGAGGATACACGAGACTCTGCGAAGCGACCCTTCAATCATCAAATGGACTGTTCTCAAGCGAGCAGACAAGGT GAAGGATCTTGCTGGCCCCAGGCACCCATCGATTGACTTCCAGGAGATCGGAGCCCCCGAGTCTCAGTACTAA
- a CDS encoding methionyl-tRNA formyltransferase encodes MVLTKQPFLLRIPCKQQARTHWLRCFSATCKRWDANRSFRILFCGSDEFSVASLKAVHKAKDVWSSIDVVVPAEREIGRGGKHAHHEKYIPALRLYAEQHNLPISIIPPTGLKTWSPPEPFTSSKLDSSHVLLTASFGHIIPLRLLKLFPPIQRLNVHPSLLPRWRGAAPVQWTIANGDEETGVTVQTLVRYALGVDAGDILARAEGIKVPHDARYENFLPSLAEAGGNLLVDVLRKIKNGTVTITTQDERDITLAPKVTHETSRIHWGDHTAELIDRLHRGFAHQYPVWTSFLDTTAQILSLHPIHPSSLPKSLYQPETVRSGTAVLYKQGKSRRLFVACARNSWIEVQEIKMAGKKALGIKEWWNGLPKNVREREEVVFQ; translated from the exons ATGGTGCTTACCAAACAGCCTTTCCTACTACGAATCCCATGCAAACAACAGGCAAGGACACACTGGCTGCGTTGCTTCTCTGCAACATGTAAAAGATGGGATGCGAACAGATCCTTTCGGATACTGTTTTGCGGCTCAGACGAATTCTCGGTCGCTTCCCTAAAAGCAGTACATAAAGCAAAAG ACGTTTGGTCTAGCATCGATGTAGTAGTGCCCGCTGAAAGGGAAATTgggcgaggagggaagCATGCCCATCACGAAAAGTACATTC CGGCACTACGTCTGTACGCCGAGCAACATAATCTCCCTATATCGATCATCCCACCCACTGGCCTCAAAACCTGGTCTCCACCCGAGCCTTTCACTTCATCCAAGCTTGACTCCTCACATGTGCTGCTAACAGCGTCTTTTGGTCATATCATCCCTCTCCGGCTCCTGAAACTCTTCCCTCCGATTCAACGATTGAATGtacatccatctctcttaccgagatggagaggagctGCCCCTGTACAGTGGACTATTGCgaatggagatgaagagacggGAGTTACTGTGCAGACATTGGTGCGATATGCGCTAGGTGTCGATGCAGGTGATATATTGGCAAGAGCTGAAGGTATC AAAGTCCCTCACGACGCTAGATATGAAAATTTCCTGCCTTCCTTGGCAGAGGCAGGAGGCAATCTTTTAGTTGATGTGTTGCgaaaaataaaaaatgGAACT GTAACCATTACAACTCAGGACGAGAGAGACATCACTCTCGCGCCCAAGGTCACTCATGAGACGTCCCGAATACATTGGGGAGATCATACAGCAGAGCTAATCGACAGATTACATCGTGGATTCGCCCATCAA TATCCCGTCTGGACCTCCTTCCTCGATACAACAGCCCAaatcctctccctccatcccatccaccCTTCGTCCCTTCCTAAATCCCTGTACCAGCCGGAAACAGTAAGATCGGGCACCGCGGTACTTTACAAGCAAGGCAAGTCGCGCCGACTATTCGTGGCTTGTGCAAGGAACAGTTGGATAGAGGTTCAAGAGATTAAAATGGCTGGTAAGAAGGCTTTGGGTATCAAGGAGTGGTGGAATGGGTTACCGAAAAATgtgagggaaagggaggaaGTGGTCTTTCAATGA
- a CDS encoding cytoplasmic tRNA 2-thiolation protein 1, with protein MPPTPCSLCHTARALVKRPKTGQQVCKDCFFEVFETEVHNTIVEGEGIFKGGERVAIGASGGKDSTVLAHVLSVLNKRYDYGLDLYLLSIDEGITGYRDDSLETVKQNQVEYGLPLKILSYSELYGWTMDKIVEQVGKKNNCTFCGVFRRQALDRGAAQLGVDHIVTGHNADDIAETVLMNIMRGDIARLARCTAVTTQSEDTIKRSKPFKYAYEKEIVMYAYFKKLTYFSTECIYSPDAYRGHARVFLKDLESVRPSAIVDIIHSGESFVLEQSVQRGMKALQTCLRCGYISSNDLCKACALLEGLESGLSRSALRQTQESTSAAPEGHRTIPMFERYASLNGTPKTPATPAEPVEGIERAVKTIEIV; from the exons ATGCCGCCTACGCCCTGTTCATTATGTCATACCGCAAGAGCTCTTGTGAAACGACCGAAAACCGGACAACAGGTTTGCAAGGACTGCTTTTTTGAAGTTTTCGAGACCGAGGTGCACAACACAATCGtcgagggagaagggattTTTAAGGGAGGGGAACGTGTTGCTATAGGAGCTAGTGGTGGAAAAG ATTCAACTGTTCTTGCACACGTTCTTTCAGTTCTCAACAAGCGATATGACTACGGATTGGATTTGTATCTGCTGTCCATAGATGAGGGTATTACCGGGTATCGGGATGACTCTTTAGAA ACTGTCAAGCAAAATCAAGTAGAGTATGGACTTCCTCTCAAGATCCTATCTTACTCTGAGCTTTATGGGTGGACGATGGATAAGATAGTAGAACAAgttggcaagaagaacaatT GTACTTTCTGCGGTGTCTTCCGTCGCCAGGCATTGGACCGTGGAGCGGCCCAATTAGGAGTGGACCATATCGTAACCGGGCATAATGCGGATGACATTGCTGAAACTGTCTTGATGAACA TCATGAGAGGCGATATTGCCCGTTTGGCGCGATGTACGGCGGTTACGACCCAATCTGAGGATACGATCAAGAGAAGCAAGCCATTCAAGTATGCGTacgagaaggaaattgTCAT GTATGCGTACTTCAAGAAACTCACATACTTTTCAACCGAGTGTATCTACTCTCCTGATG CTTACAGAGGACATGCCCGAGTTTTCCTCAAGGACCTCGAATCCGTGCGACCTAGTGCTATCGTCGATATCATCCATTCTGGCGAGTCTTTCGTACTAGAGCAAAGCGTGCAAAGAGGTATGAAGGCTTTGCAGACTTGTTTGCGTTGTGGTTACATCTCTTCAAATGATCTTTGT AAAGCTTGCGCCTTGTTAGAAGGTCTTGAATCCGGTCTTTCCCGCTCTGCCCTC CGTCAAACACAGGAGAGCACCTCTGCTGCTCCAGAGGGACATCGTACAATCCCCATGTTTGAGAGATATGCTTCTCTGAACGGTACGCCGAAAACACCTGCGACACCCGCAGAGCCGGTGGAGGGTATTGAGAGAGCGGTGAAAACCATTGAAATagtttga
- a CDS encoding 6-phosphogluconolactonase: MPQTSAPPVFYSFDDTKHLQSSLANFILKAQGDAVAHRGVFTIALSGGSLPNQLRPLVDVEGIHWDKWQVFFSDERIVPLDHPDSNYAACAKAFLDHVPIKREQIHTINTSLFREQTRSDPTAEIKQGEEDEAENEAVDIADDYEKQLVQTFGGANAARYPTFDLILLGMGPDGHTCSLFPGHELLSENNRWVAEIQDSPKPPKRRITFTYPVLNHAFRCAFVASGEGKQEMLSRILDNPEEGLPCSRVRPNSPGLVFWFVDAAASAKVQYPKTEYKWIQAAGEDDPIAVERKKMKSEMDAAVKEGERQ; the protein is encoded by the exons atgCCCCAGACCTCAGCCCCTCCGGTTTTCTACTCGTTCGACGACACCAAGCACCTCCAATCGTCGCTCGCCAACTTTATTCTCAAAGCACAGGGAGACGCCGTCGCCCACCGAGGCGTGTTCACTATCGCCCTTTCCGGTGGATCTCTTCCTAACCAGCTCCGACCCTTGGTGGACGTTGAGGGGATCCACTGGGACAAGTGGCAAGTTTTCTTTTCGGACGAGCGCATTGTGCCCCTGGATCACCCCGACAGCAACTATGCCGCCTGCGCCAAGGCATTCTTGGACCACGTGCCAATCAAAAGGGAGCAAATCCACACTATCAACACCTCGCTCTTCCGGGAACAGACCCGCTCAGACCCCACTGCCGAGATCAAgcagggagaggaagatgaagcggaGAATGAGGCCGTTGATATCGCCGATGACTATGAGAAGCAGCTCGTCCAGACTTTTGGCGGAGCCAATGCTGCGCGATACCCTACCTTtgacctcatcctcctggGTATGGGTCCTGATGGCCACACTTGCTCCTTGTTCCCTGGCCATGAGCTTTTGTCCGAGAACAACAGGTGGGTTGCGGAGATTCAGGACAGCCCCAAGCCTCCCAAGAGAAGAATTACCTTTAC TTATCCCGTGTTGAACCACGCTTTCCGATGTGCGTTCGTTGCTTCCGGTGAAGGCAAGCAGGAAATGCTTTCTCGAATTCTTGACAACCCTGAAGAAGGCCTTCCATGCTCTCGCGTCCGCCCCAACTC TCCTGGTCTCGTATTCTGGTTCGTTGACGCTGCCGCTTCTGCCAAGGTCCAGTACCCCAAGACCGAATACAAATGGATTCAAGCTGCAGGCGAGGATGACCCTATCGCtgtggagaggaagaagatgaagagtgAAATGGATGCCGCCGTCAAGGAAGGCGAGCGGCAGTGA